Proteins encoded by one window of Bacteroidota bacterium:
- a CDS encoding T9SS type A sorting domain-containing protein — MRKAFLTICIGLLSAAMYGQTILNINLVPPNPTTQDSITIIAEMAYPSGGCDTRDPLIFTLSGNSVYAITHHCIGMLAVICNDIDTFSIGKLQAGTYTFNLTSTAGALPWPCSPGIVPTLSTVSFAVSNANSINETSLGGATIFYSGNMLTIASQLPLTTGSVINIYNMTGQRIHRAQLEAVSKQQIPISLTNGAYMVEIQNAEGKKHGQQKIVVVN, encoded by the coding sequence ATGAGAAAAGCATTTTTAACCATTTGTATTGGGTTGCTTAGTGCAGCCATGTATGGGCAAACAATTTTAAATATAAATCTTGTGCCGCCTAATCCGACCACGCAGGATTCGATTACTATAATTGCAGAAATGGCATACCCTTCGGGTGGTTGCGATACACGCGATCCGCTTATTTTTACACTTTCGGGTAATAGCGTTTATGCAATAACACACCATTGTATTGGTATGTTGGCGGTTATTTGTAATGATATAGATACCTTTTCGATAGGTAAGCTGCAAGCTGGTACATATACTTTTAACCTTACCTCCACAGCCGGAGCTTTGCCATGGCCATGCTCACCAGGAATTGTTCCAACACTATCTACTGTTTCGTTTGCGGTATCCAATGCCAACTCAATTAATGAGACTAGTCTAGGTGGAGCCACTATTTTTTATTCGGGCAATATGCTAACTATAGCAAGCCAATTGCCTTTGACAACCGGTTCGGTTATCAATATTTATAACATGACGGGACAAAGAATACACCGCGCCCAGCTCGAAGCAGTAAGTAAACAGCAGATTCCCATTTCGCTGACTAACGGAGCATATATGGTTGAGATTCAAAATGCAGAAGGGAAAAAACATGGTCAGCAAAAAATAGTGGTGGTCAATTAA
- a CDS encoding glycosyltransferase family 4 protein produces MKIAVNTRLLLTGKMDGIGKFTYESFRLLVAQHPDVHFYFLYDRKSGIEKIESKNVTHIFLDPVTRHPWLLQWWLNFSVRRWLAKHKIDLFVSPDGWLPNKSICKTLTVIHDINFYHYPQKLRWGWGAWYNRKFKEYAHQATRVASVSEFSKSDIASAYNISLQKIDVVYNGADIRFAPISDSDKAKIKQQYSQGEDYFFFIGSLYERKNIARMLLAFDAFKKQSKHPLKFVIAGRAIWWSNETKDLYESLQYKQDVIFTNRVTNEELYKLMASAHALVYASLFEGFGIPIVEAMQCHIPVITSNVSSMPEIAGDAALLVDPTNTNEITVAMETLASNSTVRNKLIEAGAARAALFTWQRTATLLWESIQKTMR; encoded by the coding sequence ATGAAAATAGCGGTAAATACCCGGTTGTTACTTACAGGGAAAATGGATGGCATAGGTAAATTCACCTATGAAAGTTTCCGGCTATTGGTAGCTCAACATCCCGATGTTCACTTCTATTTTCTTTACGACCGCAAATCAGGAATTGAAAAAATTGAATCGAAAAATGTGACACACATTTTTCTTGACCCTGTAACACGACATCCATGGTTATTGCAATGGTGGTTAAATTTTTCGGTAAGACGCTGGCTGGCGAAGCATAAAATTGATTTATTTGTAAGCCCCGATGGTTGGCTACCCAACAAGTCCATATGCAAAACGCTAACCGTTATACATGATATAAATTTTTATCACTACCCTCAAAAACTACGTTGGGGCTGGGGAGCGTGGTATAATCGGAAGTTTAAAGAATATGCCCATCAGGCTACCCGCGTGGCATCGGTTTCTGAATTTAGCAAAAGCGACATTGCAAGCGCTTACAATATTTCGCTGCAAAAAATTGATGTGGTATATAACGGTGCCGATATACGATTTGCTCCCATAAGCGATTCTGATAAAGCCAAAATTAAACAACAATATAGCCAGGGCGAAGATTATTTCTTCTTTATTGGCAGCCTGTATGAACGAAAAAATATTGCTCGCATGTTACTTGCTTTTGATGCATTCAAAAAGCAAAGTAAACATCCACTAAAATTTGTTATTGCAGGCCGCGCCATTTGGTGGAGTAATGAAACTAAGGATTTATACGAATCGCTACAATATAAACAGGATGTGATTTTTACCAACCGTGTTACCAATGAGGAGCTTTACAAACTTATGGCAAGTGCACATGCGCTTGTATATGCATCGCTGTTCGAAGGATTTGGAATCCCCATTGTAGAAGCTATGCAATGCCATATTCCTGTAATTACAAGCAATGTGAGTAGCATGCCAGAGATAGCAGGTGATGCTGCTTTACTTGTAGACCCAACCAATACAAATGAAATTACAGTTGCCATGGAAACGTTGGCTTCCAATAGCACTGTACGCAATAAATTAATAGAAGCAGGAGCCGCCCGTGCAGCATTATTTACATGGCAACGTACAGCAACGTTGCTGTGGGAGTCGATACAAAAAACGATGCGTTAA
- a CDS encoding glycosyl hydrolase, with amino-acid sequence MNKLFPVLLLFIFVQNIFAQKTKPEKFPEPTSATNRMAAHKQRTLLDSTSLLNNIPFKNIGPTIMSGRVVDIDVNPSDPTIFYVAYASGGLWKTENNGHSFTPLFDNEIVMTIGDIAVDWKHKEIIYVATGESNSSRSSYSGTGVYSSRDKGKTWQHLGLAESQHIGRVLVHPSNPEVLWVAVIGHLYTSNNERGLYKTTDGGKTWRQTLFINNETGVIDACIDPANPEVLYAAAWQRARKAWNFSESGNGSGIYKSVDGGNTWSLLSTATSGFPQNDGVGRIGLAISKQNSKLLYALLDNQNRKPKDAAKDTLPILSKDDLRKMSDAQFIAADDKLITRYLDKYDFPNKYSASGIKKLVEQKKITPVALVDFLEDANNNLFDTEVIGGEVYKSTDGGATWKKQNTKDLEQFYFTYGYYFGQISVDPSNDSSLYLSGYNVLNSADGGKTFTRIAADNVHADFHVCYSNPIRSGHLILGNDGGINISYDGGKTFTHCNSPAVGQFYSVNFDYAQPFNVYGGLQDNGVWQWKQSGGNYAIRDNNGIPSKFLMGGDGMQVQIDKRDNNTVYTGYQFGNYYRIDMNKEDEKYITPQIELGEKPLRWNWQSPILISPHNQDIIYMGANKIYRSMNKGDDWQCISGDLTNGARPGDVPYGTLTSIDESILRFGWLVAGSDDGLVHLSKDGGVSWQNISRGLPEKMWVSRVQTSKHKLERIYLALSGYRWDKFDALLYKSNDGGQTWIQLGKDLPLEPINVIREDPANENILYVGTDHGLYITLNGGQSFMRWSKDIPAVPVHDIAVHPRDKKILAGTHGRSVYMADVSLVQQLFDSLLKKEFHLFEAMAPRHSDYWGKRFSIYDEPNVPSFQVPYYCSSTYIVTVTLLTEDEKIILRTLKDSSEAGINFLNFNLQTDTTQKSNYSTWLNRDKKETDEKIIIKPADDGNIYLLPGKYKLKFATRNGSTYVKDFEIKAKEKRERGQ; translated from the coding sequence ATGAATAAACTATTCCCAGTGCTTTTACTTTTCATATTTGTGCAAAATATTTTTGCGCAAAAAACAAAGCCCGAAAAATTTCCGGAGCCAACCTCTGCCACTAACCGAATGGCAGCGCACAAGCAGCGCACGTTACTCGATAGCACTTCGCTATTAAATAATATTCCATTTAAAAATATAGGACCAACCATTATGAGTGGGCGTGTGGTAGATATTGATGTAAACCCCTCAGATCCAACTATTTTTTATGTGGCTTATGCAAGCGGAGGACTTTGGAAAACCGAAAATAACGGTCATAGCTTCACCCCTTTGTTCGATAATGAAATAGTAATGACCATTGGCGATATTGCAGTTGACTGGAAACATAAGGAAATAATTTATGTAGCCACGGGCGAAAGTAATTCATCCCGTTCTTCGTATTCCGGTACGGGCGTATACAGTAGCCGTGACAAAGGCAAAACATGGCAACACCTGGGTCTGGCCGAATCGCAACATATAGGCAGGGTGTTAGTGCATCCTTCAAATCCAGAAGTACTATGGGTAGCCGTTATTGGACATTTATACACCTCCAATAACGAACGTGGTTTATACAAAACTACCGATGGTGGAAAAACATGGAGGCAAACTCTTTTTATAAATAATGAAACCGGTGTAATAGATGCATGTATAGACCCTGCAAACCCGGAGGTATTGTATGCTGCTGCATGGCAACGAGCACGCAAAGCATGGAACTTTTCCGAATCTGGCAATGGTTCGGGCATATACAAATCGGTAGATGGCGGCAATACATGGTCGCTGCTGAGCACTGCAACAAGTGGCTTTCCACAAAATGATGGCGTTGGCAGAATAGGTCTGGCCATTAGCAAGCAAAATAGCAAGTTGCTCTATGCATTGCTCGATAATCAAAACAGAAAACCTAAAGATGCTGCTAAAGACACACTACCTATATTGAGCAAAGACGATTTACGCAAAATGAGCGATGCACAATTTATTGCCGCAGATGATAAACTCATTACGCGATATTTAGATAAATACGATTTCCCAAATAAGTATTCAGCATCAGGGATAAAGAAACTGGTGGAGCAAAAAAAAATAACCCCGGTTGCCCTGGTTGATTTTCTGGAAGATGCTAATAATAACCTTTTTGATACAGAGGTAATAGGAGGCGAAGTTTATAAGAGTACCGATGGTGGCGCAACCTGGAAAAAGCAAAACACTAAAGACCTTGAGCAATTTTATTTCACTTATGGGTATTATTTCGGGCAAATATCTGTTGATCCTTCTAATGATAGCAGCTTATACCTTTCAGGTTATAATGTGCTTAACTCTGCTGACGGGGGTAAGACGTTTACACGAATTGCTGCAGATAATGTACATGCCGATTTTCATGTTTGTTACAGTAACCCTATACGTAGTGGACATTTAATTTTGGGTAATGATGGTGGTATTAATATTTCGTACGATGGTGGTAAAACATTTACTCATTGCAACAGCCCAGCGGTTGGGCAATTCTATTCGGTTAATTTTGATTATGCCCAACCCTTCAATGTATATGGAGGGTTGCAGGATAATGGCGTTTGGCAATGGAAACAATCGGGAGGAAACTATGCCATTAGGGATAACAATGGTATTCCTTCTAAATTCCTGATGGGAGGCGATGGTATGCAAGTGCAAATTGATAAGCGCGATAATAACACGGTATATACCGGATATCAATTTGGCAATTACTACCGTATTGACATGAATAAAGAGGACGAAAAATATATTACCCCTCAGATAGAACTTGGCGAAAAACCGTTGCGATGGAATTGGCAATCGCCCATATTAATATCTCCACATAATCAGGATATAATTTATATGGGAGCAAATAAAATATATCGTAGCATGAATAAAGGTGATGATTGGCAATGTATAAGTGGCGACCTCACCAATGGTGCACGGCCGGGCGATGTGCCCTATGGAACACTTACCAGTATTGACGAATCGATTTTGCGTTTTGGCTGGTTAGTTGCCGGAAGCGATGATGGGTTGGTACATCTATCCAAAGATGGAGGTGTAAGCTGGCAGAATATTTCGCGAGGACTACCAGAAAAAATGTGGGTTTCGCGTGTGCAGACAAGCAAACATAAGTTGGAGCGCATTTATTTGGCTCTTTCTGGTTACCGATGGGATAAGTTTGATGCGCTGCTGTATAAAAGCAATGATGGCGGACAAACATGGATACAGCTTGGCAAGGACCTTCCTCTTGAACCTATCAATGTAATTCGTGAAGACCCTGCAAACGAAAATATTTTGTACGTAGGCACCGATCATGGACTGTACATTACGTTAAATGGTGGACAATCGTTTATGCGCTGGAGTAAAGATATACCGGCTGTGCCTGTGCATGATATAGCTGTGCATCCACGCGACAAAAAGATACTGGCAGGTACACATGGCCGCAGCGTATATATGGCAGATGTTAGCCTGGTACAGCAATTATTCGATTCTTTATTAAAAAAAGAATTTCACTTGTTTGAAGCCATGGCTCCTCGCCATAGCGACTATTGGGGAAAACGATTCAGTATATACGATGAACCAAATGTGCCTTCGTTTCAGGTTCCCTATTATTGTTCTTCTACATATATAGTAACCGTTACATTATTAACGGAAGACGAAAAAATAATATTACGCACCCTAAAAGATTCTTCTGAGGCCGGTATTAATTTTTTAAACTTTAATTTACAAACCGATACCACGCAAAAGTCTAACTATAGCACCTGGTTAAATCGAGATAAAAAAGAAACCGATGAAAAAATTATTATCAAGCCAGCCGATGATGGCAATATATATTTGCTTCCCGGAAAATATAAATTGAAATTTGCCACCCGCAATGGCAGCACATACGTTAAGGATTTTGAAATAAAGGCAAAAGAAAAAAGAGAACGTGGCCAGTAA
- a CDS encoding redoxin domain-containing protein, with product MKKFLLMMVCAGFLFNANAQIQNFQVGDVAPNFTATDKDGNVHDLYTYTSQGKYVVVDFFAYWCGPCKATAPKIEQFYKKYGCNMGNVTVLGNECDAAGTWATLLSFDLQAGLDTSNTYPAWPGSLGGSTIANLYNPSAYPTICLIGPDTTFLNIDIWPISTIADIENKFPANALTPMTCVTAMDEQGIVTLNNLYPNPANTEINLNLSLAKTKALRLEISDVMGRILYSESQGNIGAGTSAFTVNTSSLAQGHYFVRVIADGNVALITRFNILR from the coding sequence ATGAAAAAATTTTTACTTATGATGGTGTGTGCAGGATTCTTGTTTAATGCCAATGCACAAATTCAAAATTTTCAGGTTGGCGATGTAGCGCCTAATTTTACAGCTACCGACAAAGATGGTAATGTACATGATTTGTACACTTACACCTCACAAGGCAAGTATGTAGTAGTTGATTTTTTTGCCTATTGGTGCGGCCCTTGTAAAGCTACTGCGCCTAAGATAGAGCAGTTTTATAAAAAGTACGGATGCAATATGGGCAATGTAACAGTACTAGGTAATGAGTGCGATGCTGCCGGAACATGGGCAACGCTCCTTTCATTTGATTTACAAGCCGGTCTCGATACTTCTAATACATACCCAGCTTGGCCCGGTTCATTAGGAGGTTCAACTATTGCCAACTTGTATAACCCCTCTGCTTATCCTACCATTTGTCTTATCGGTCCTGATACAACATTCCTAAACATTGATATTTGGCCCATCAGTACGATTGCTGATATAGAAAATAAATTTCCTGCTAATGCACTTACTCCTATGACGTGCGTTACTGCAATGGATGAGCAAGGTATAGTTACCTTAAACAATCTATATCCTAATCCGGCTAATACTGAAATTAACCTCAACCTCTCCCTTGCAAAAACCAAGGCATTGAGGTTAGAAATATCAGATGTAATGGGAAGGATTTTATATTCTGAATCACAAGGTAATATTGGAGCAGGCACTTCAGCCTTCACTGTAAATACAAGTTCGTTAGCACAGGGCCATTATTTTGTCCGTGTGATAGCGGATGGAAACGTTGCCCTAATTACTCGTTTCAACATTTTGCGATAA
- a CDS encoding AtpZ/AtpI family protein, with protein sequence MPKKSANNYTRYSAIGLQLAATIFLLTYGGYKLDERLNTSPVFTLIFSIVAVFGGMYWLIKQLSSIDKK encoded by the coding sequence TTGCCGAAAAAGTCGGCTAATAACTATACTCGCTATAGTGCCATTGGTCTTCAATTAGCAGCTACTATTTTTTTGCTTACCTATGGTGGTTATAAATTAGATGAGCGTCTCAATACTTCGCCTGTCTTTACCTTAATTTTTTCTATCGTTGCTGTTTTTGGCGGAATGTATTGGCTTATTAAGCAGCTGAGTTCTATCGATAAAAAGTGA
- a CDS encoding polymer-forming cytoskeletal protein, whose amino-acid sequence MFNSKSTNNKPAETPSNSINIIGAGTSIEGEVRSNGDLRIDGKISGSVYSKSKVVVGPTGIVEGDVHCQNADISGIVKGTSHVSDTIYLKATARISGDIVTGKLVVEVGANFTGNCNMGQVKEINYADTKTEQNRLAEKVG is encoded by the coding sequence ATGTTCAATTCTAAATCAACTAATAACAAGCCGGCCGAAACGCCAAGCAACAGTATTAATATTATTGGTGCGGGCACCTCTATTGAAGGTGAAGTGCGTAGTAATGGAGATTTACGTATAGATGGAAAAATTTCAGGCTCCGTTTATAGCAAGTCGAAAGTTGTGGTAGGGCCTACCGGAATTGTAGAAGGTGATGTGCACTGTCAGAATGCCGATATTAGCGGTATTGTAAAGGGGACAAGCCATGTTTCAGATACAATTTATTTAAAGGCTACGGCTCGAATTAGCGGAGATATTGTAACCGGCAAATTAGTTGTAGAAGTTGGCGCCAACTTTACCGGAAATTGCAATATGGGGCAGGTAAAAGAAATAAACTATGCCGACACCAAAACCGAGCAAAACCGACTTGCCGAAAAAGTCGGCTAA
- a CDS encoding tetratricopeptide repeat protein, with amino-acid sequence MKLNSKPYVIVFLVLLLVSAGCSRKRSTVVSRTYHNLPAHYNGYFNARERTNEVATRVFDGQADKFERVLDIYKFGDANGAKANFPDLDESIKKTSLVIQRHSIKIKGKEHCKWIDENYLEVGRAQFYKHDYWSAIETFQFTSSEFKESNSRFTAMMWLTLTYMQLGKMLDAEYVLDFLNNQTKMTRAQLQMLNLIKADFNYKKDDIPNTIKFLEEALKHTRKKQEKARYRFILAQLYQKQGETKKAYDLFGKVIKMNPSYEFSFNAKINRARSFDASSEGSGKVKKQLLKMAKDAKNKEYLDQIYYALAGIAKTENKEEEEISLLKKSVSTSMANVNQKAISYLELGEIYFSKKNYRYAQAYYDSTIQFLTKDFPGYEQIANKQLTLKRLIENIMVIEQEDSLQALAKLSKEELEKYVEELIEKENEEAERKKQEEEARKVKELEEQNNANMALMEENQKQNSGFIQPGSGGSWYFYNQSTISFGFNEFVKKWGNRPLEDNWRRKDKESVAITQVEDEDEKTDTIAKVDMASLNKAKKEAYLKKIPQGEKALKASDAKIDEAYYNIGIIYRESLKEYPESRDNFEKLLVRFPESNYKLPTYYNLYRLYSALGDPEKSEYYKNLLLNKHGDSEFAQMILNPEYFNSKQQKADIIRTYYENTYRAYLNKQYAAVIERKNEADSMFPPSALTPKFDFLKTLSIGHLRPVRDFELSLRDIIARYPADSVSGKAKEILDYITKNSLSQSTQKTEADTTQQVKESDGKIPEGDNEEEAQRKMEEELEAKKKLFSFNEDTTHYTMFVFENSGFNSNEFKIKVSNFNSKYYSINSLQINSAMFNSDKQYVTIRQFGKNQEAMDYMNTLMSSEEVFDENSNYEYQLFIISPANFNKLVVNKELDAYINFFDENYNQ; translated from the coding sequence GTGAAACTCAATAGCAAACCTTACGTAATTGTTTTTTTAGTCCTGTTGCTAGTAAGCGCGGGCTGCTCTCGTAAGCGCAGCACGGTTGTTAGCCGCACGTATCATAATCTTCCCGCACATTACAACGGGTACTTTAATGCACGTGAAAGGACCAACGAAGTTGCAACGCGGGTTTTTGACGGACAAGCAGATAAATTTGAAAGGGTACTTGACATATACAAATTTGGCGATGCCAATGGTGCAAAAGCCAATTTTCCTGATTTGGATGAGTCTATCAAAAAAACCTCTCTGGTTATTCAACGACACTCTATTAAAATCAAAGGCAAAGAACATTGCAAATGGATTGACGAAAACTACCTCGAAGTTGGCCGTGCCCAGTTTTACAAACACGATTATTGGTCGGCTATAGAAACTTTTCAGTTTACCTCTTCTGAATTTAAAGAAAGCAACTCTCGGTTTACGGCTATGATGTGGCTTACCCTTACCTATATGCAATTGGGTAAAATGCTTGATGCAGAATATGTGCTAGACTTTTTGAATAACCAAACCAAAATGACTCGCGCACAGTTGCAGATGTTGAACCTTATTAAGGCTGATTTTAATTACAAGAAAGATGATATTCCCAATACTATAAAATTTCTTGAAGAAGCATTAAAACATACACGCAAAAAACAAGAAAAGGCGAGGTATCGTTTTATTCTTGCACAACTATATCAAAAACAAGGGGAGACCAAGAAGGCGTATGATTTGTTTGGTAAAGTAATAAAGATGAACCCATCTTATGAATTTTCTTTTAATGCAAAAATAAATCGTGCACGATCCTTTGATGCCAGTAGCGAAGGCAGCGGTAAAGTAAAAAAGCAATTGCTCAAAATGGCCAAGGATGCCAAGAATAAAGAATATCTTGATCAGATTTACTACGCCCTTGCAGGTATTGCTAAAACTGAAAATAAAGAAGAAGAAGAAATCAGCCTGTTAAAAAAATCGGTTTCGACCAGCATGGCCAATGTGAACCAAAAGGCAATCTCTTATCTGGAATTAGGAGAGATTTATTTTAGCAAAAAAAACTACCGTTATGCGCAGGCTTATTATGATAGTACCATACAGTTTCTTACAAAAGACTTTCCCGGTTACGAACAAATAGCCAACAAACAACTTACGCTGAAGCGCCTGATAGAAAACATTATGGTGATTGAGCAGGAAGATAGTTTGCAAGCTCTTGCCAAGTTAAGCAAAGAAGAACTTGAAAAATATGTAGAAGAACTAATCGAAAAAGAAAACGAAGAAGCTGAGCGTAAAAAGCAGGAAGAAGAAGCCAGAAAAGTAAAAGAACTAGAGGAGCAGAATAATGCCAACATGGCCCTTATGGAAGAAAATCAGAAACAGAACAGTGGCTTTATTCAGCCGGGAAGCGGTGGTAGCTGGTACTTTTATAATCAAAGCACTATTTCTTTTGGATTTAATGAGTTTGTAAAAAAATGGGGTAACCGGCCGCTTGAGGATAATTGGCGCAGAAAAGATAAAGAGAGTGTTGCTATTACTCAGGTTGAAGATGAAGATGAAAAAACCGACACTATTGCAAAAGTGGATATGGCTTCATTAAATAAAGCTAAAAAAGAAGCCTATCTTAAAAAAATACCACAAGGTGAAAAAGCATTGAAAGCCTCTGACGCAAAAATAGATGAGGCTTATTACAACATCGGAATTATTTATCGTGAGTCATTAAAGGAATATCCTGAATCGCGCGATAATTTTGAAAAATTATTAGTGCGTTTTCCCGAAAGCAACTACAAATTACCAACCTATTATAATTTGTATCGCCTTTATTCCGCACTGGGCGATCCTGAAAAGTCAGAGTATTATAAGAATCTTTTGCTCAACAAACATGGTGATTCTGAATTTGCTCAAATGATTTTAAACCCGGAATATTTTAATAGTAAGCAACAAAAAGCAGATATCATACGCACTTATTACGAAAACACTTACCGAGCCTATTTAAATAAGCAATATGCAGCTGTAATTGAGCGTAAGAATGAGGCAGATAGCATGTTCCCACCAAGTGCTTTAACACCGAAATTTGATTTTCTAAAAACCCTGTCGATTGGGCACTTGCGCCCGGTACGCGACTTCGAATTAAGCTTGCGCGATATTATTGCCCGATATCCTGCCGATTCGGTTAGTGGTAAAGCAAAAGAAATTCTCGATTATATTACCAAAAACAGCCTGTCACAATCTACTCAAAAGACCGAAGCCGATACCACCCAACAGGTTAAGGAAAGCGATGGAAAAATTCCGGAAGGTGACAATGAAGAAGAGGCCCAGCGCAAGATGGAAGAAGAATTGGAAGCCAAGAAAAAACTATTTTCCTTCAATGAAGATACAACGCATTATACCATGTTTGTTTTTGAAAACAGTGGTTTCAATTCCAACGAGTTTAAAATAAAGGTTTCCAATTTTAATAGTAAATATTATTCCATCAATAGTCTTCAGATTAACAGCGCTATGTTTAACAGCGATAAGCAATATGTTACCATCCGTCAATTTGGAAAAAATCAGGAGGCCATGGATTATATGAATACGCTTATGAGCAGCGAAGAAGTATTTGATGAAAACAGCAACTATGAGTATCAGCTTTTTATAATTAGCCCCGCCAACTTCAACAAACTAGTGGTAAACAAAGAGCTTGATGCCTACATCAACTTCTTTGATGAGAATTATAATCAATAA